The following nucleotide sequence is from Halanaerobiales bacterium.
TGCAAAAGCTCTGCTTTTAATCTTTTTCGTTTTTTATTATATTTTTTAAAATTAATTTTTCTCATAAAGCTCACCTCCAATTATAACAAAGAGAAATTCTAAGAAATATACTCTCTATACCATTTGAATATTTCTTTTAAGTCAACTACATTTTCTCTTACTATTTTCAATAAGATTTCTGCATCAATATCAGCATAATCATGGACTATAATATTTCTAAATTTAGCCATTTTAACATAGTCTTCAACATTTTCTTTGATAATATCATTTTGGGCTAAAATTTTAATAATTTCACTGTTGAATTTAGGATTACCAAGTCGCTCATCACTTATAATATGGCTACCTATATCTAAAATAGCTTCTATTGCAAGATGTAGAGTTCTTTCTAAATATCTAAACAATATTTTGTTATTTTCCAATTCTTCAAGAGTCAAATCTCTATATTCTTCTAAATCTAAAATATATTCTTCTAAAAGACTCAACCTATCTTTTATTATTTCTTTATCAACCAATTTAAAATCTCCCTCCTAAATTCTTATTAAAAATATCATATCTTTTCCTCATATCAATATAATTTAAAATCACCTGTTTTTCTAACTTTACTCTTTTACTATTATTTTTACAGTGAATTAATTTTCCATCTAAAATATGGTGTTTTATTTTTAGATCTACATTTTCAAAATCTACTAAATCAACTTTTATTTTTATTAAATCCTCTATATCTGCAAGCATTTTTAGCTTAATATCAAATTTATCAAACTTATCAATTTCTTCTTTAAAAATAACAGCCAGATCCAGGTCACTTCTATTATTAAAACTTTGTTTATAAAATGAACCAAAAATATAAACAGCTATGATTTCATTTTTATTTGAAAAATAATCTTTTAGTTTCTTTTCAATTAATTTTTTGTCTAAAATTTTACTTTCTCTAGAGTTCTGCATAAAAGCACACCTCCAATTTAAATCTTCTTTATCTTAATTATAACACAATTCTTTCCAAATTAGAAAATCCCCTGCTATATTAAAAATAAC
It contains:
- a CDS encoding DUF86 domain-containing protein; this encodes MVDKEIIKDRLSLLEEYILDLEEYRDLTLEELENNKILFRYLERTLHLAIEAILDIGSHIISDERLGNPKFNSEIIKILAQNDIIKENVEDYVKMAKFRNIIVHDYADIDAEILLKIVRENVVDLKEIFKWYREYIS
- a CDS encoding nucleotidyltransferase domain-containing protein, coding for MQNSRESKILDKKLIEKKLKDYFSNKNEIIAVYIFGSFYKQSFNNRSDLDLAVIFKEEIDKFDKFDIKLKMLADIEDLIKIKVDLVDFENVDLKIKHHILDGKLIHCKNNSKRVKLEKQVILNYIDMRKRYDIFNKNLGGRF